tccagttcatcccaaaggtgctcagtgaggttgaggtcagggctctgtgtgggccagtcaagttcttcctcaCCAAACGCTTTAATTCATGTCTTTACAGTCTTTGCTTTGTCCACTGAGgctcagtcatgttggaatagaaaggggccttccccaaactgctgccacaaagcCAGAAGCATAGCAGTGTCCATAATGTCTTGAAGCactaagattggccttcactgaagatgaggggcctagcccaaaccctaaaaaacagccccataccaatAATCCTTCTCCACCAAACTCCACAGTTGTCACAGTGCAGTCAATAAGGTGTCATTCTACCAGCCAAATCCAGACTCGCACATCTGACTGCAAAACAGAAAAGGGTGATTCaccactccacagaacacatttccatcGCTCCAATGTCCAGTGTTTGTGCGtttcacaccactccatctgatacTTGGCATTGGATTTAGTGATGTGAGGACTGCCTGGAATTTCAGAACTGCAGGTATTCTGCTTTATAGCTGAGTTGCTGCTTTTCCTAAACACTTCTACTTTCTAATAATTTCAAATCagtgtggaatatccagcagggatggaatttcatggactgtcttattgcaaaggttgTATTCTTTCAAAAttccatgcttgaagtcactgagctctcagAACGatccattttgtatcacaaatgtttgaaagtGGAGACTGCAAGGCTAGGTGCTTTATTTTATACACTTGTAGCAaaaggtctgattgaaacactttAATTAGaaaattaacaggtgtggccaaatactttcaCCCATATGGTGTATTTCATCCCATACACATTATTTGGTAAAGGTTgaacttttattaaaaaaaaaaaaggcttcaagGGTGAGTTGGTGTGCCCCACTCTGGGAAGTAAGCCCAACAGGTGATTGTTATTATTGTCcccatcagtggagccagtaAGTAAATCTTGCCAAAGCTGGTCAGGAGAGGAGCAAAACATGTATGCTtagccttttattttttcaaaaatatgttgTATTTGTTCCCTTCCCTGCAGTTACTCCTTTTTTATGACTTTGATCACCAACTTGATAGCTCACAAGCAGCCAGAACAACACACATACTGGACATGATCACCTTTTGTAACTGGAAAACTGAATATGAATACATCTTATTCCAGTTGCAACTGTTGTCCTGCTGTAATAGATTTATGACTGTTAGCATATGGATGTCCCTGAACCCTTTAACCAAAGagatgataaaaagtcaacatatAGCCAGAATACAGCATCCTTAACATTGACTCAAACTGAGAATTTAAGAATAACGGGATGGACTGTAATCAAGGTTAGTGAGCTTCACTTTTACAAAACTGGCTTCCACTATCATGAGTAAGACAGTCTTTTCCCACGGTAGAACTGAGATAACCTTCTGTCATGTGGTTTCTGAGAAATTTGGCTTGTTTATTATCCTTGTTCGACCTCAAACAGTGTGACATATTGTGCACGTGTCAGCCCTTACCCACTGACAGAACTTTCCTTGCTCAAGACCCTAGGAACAAAGATAGTCTTCAGATCTAACATTTGTCCTGTAACATCTGGGTTCAGCTGAAAACACATAAGGAGCTATGGTTGTTACATCAGCGCTTACAAAAGATCATTCAAGCTTCAGATTATGGAAGAGTctttggaaaaacaaacatctggGATACTTAACAGATGGCACTTTGGACTTAAGGTTACAGTAgttctttctttattttatttcaatgtaGTGACTGAGTTGAGCCCATTTCTGTCCtctgttaaaaaatatgaccaGAGAACAGAATTGGCTCCAGACagttaaaacaatcaaaagatGTTCATTTGCTACTGAAAAAGAACAAGTGCACATGAATTGCACAAattcaataattttttttgtgcctttcatttAGAATTACAGGGGGCTGTGTCAGGGTGGCTTGGTACCAATATGGAGATTGAAACCTGAAGTAATTTGGTCTGGTTGGTATCAGATGGGTTGGTACTGGATTTTGATACTCATcttgctgatgctgcaccaatccacctacagtgcagtgaaaaagtatttgccccctttctgattcctgattttgttgcacatttatcaaatttaaatgttttggattatcaaaccaattttaatatctcataaagacaaccaaagtaaatacaaaatgcagcttctaaatgatgattttatttattaagtggaaaaaatccaaacctatctggccctgtgtgaaaaagtaattgccccccttatTAAATCATGAgtaaactgtgattaaccacagtttttggaaagctgagttcagtttcactggccacacccaggcctcattaccaccagatttgttgaatcaagaaatcactttaATAGAAGcagtcagacaaagtgaagtaggctacaagatctcaaaaagaaacgcatcatgccacaatccaaagaaattaaagaacaaatgagaaacaaagtgattgaaatctatcagtctggaaaaggttacaaaccattttcaaagctttgggactccagcgaacaacgttcagagccattatccacaaatggagaaaactgggaacagtggtgaaccttccagGGGTGGTAAGGCAaacaaaattactccaagagtgcaatgacAATTAtacaggaggtcacaaaagaacctagaacgacacccaaagaactgcaggcctcactggccttagttaaggtcagagttcataactcaaccataagaaagacactgtgcaaaaatggcatcatgggagagttccaaggccagaaccactgctgacaaaacgaacacaaaggctcgtctcacatttgccaaaagacatcttgatgatccccaagacttttggagaaatattctgtggactgacgagacagaagtTGAAATTTTTGGAAGGCGTGCGGCCCGTTATatctggcgtaaaaataacacagcatttgataaaaagattaccatgccaacagtcaaacatggtggtggcagtgtgatggtctggggctgctttgctgcttcaggacctggacctcTTGCTGTGATtcatggaacaatgaattctgctgtcctGAAGGCGAACATCCGGCTATCAGTTCAAGCCATcaacaagtccacctctgaacggctcaaaaaaaaaaaaaatcaaaattaaggttttggagtggccaagtcgaAGTCCaaacttaaatccaactgaaatgctgtggtgtgaccttaaaagGGCAGTTCATGCTTGAAACCCCTCCAATATGgttgagttaaaacaattctgcagagaagagtgggccaaaatttctCCACAGCAATGCGAAatactcatcaccagttatcacaagaGCTTGATTTCAGTtcttgctgccaagggtggcacaaccagttattaggttcaggggggcaattactttttcacaaagggcCTATAGGTttgatcccccccccccccaataaatataatcatcatttagaaactacattttgtttttacttgggttgtctttgtgagatattaaaattggtttgatgatctgaaacatttaagtgtgataaatatgcaataaaatcatgaatcagaaagggggcaaatgcTTTTTCATGGCAGTGTATCTatctcacagtccattctaccTTCGATCATGAAGAATATACTTGAACTAAAAACATtgcattaataaaaatattgttCACTTACTGGTCAACTGAAGGGAAATTCTGATTTTCGtgaaaatattttgatgagTTCAGACATTACTAGTTGAGACTAGTTGTGAGGCTGGACTTAGGCAAAGCTGTTAGAGCAGACCACAGATTCTGGAAACAATGAACAGATTCTCATTTTTCCTCAGCTATGGTTTTTCAGTTAATTGCCAAATGTTACCATTGCTGAGATAACCCCCCCTTTTTAATTGGACATTTGACATTGAACTGTTAGCTGTGGGACTCTGGCTGTGTTATTTGCCCTTGGAAACCACATGCCATCCTCAGGGCTGTTTACATCCCCCCCTCTGCCAACCTGATGACTGTGTGTGACGTCATTGCAGCCAGACTCCAGACTGACCTCCTGAGTTTTTCAGTACATGAGCTGCCAAATCAGAGTTGGGGGGAGAACTCTGGACGCATTTTACGCCAATTTGAAGGAAGCATACAGCTCTTCACCACTCCCCCCTCTGGGAAGGTTGAACCACAACCTGACTCACCTCACCCTGTGCTATGCGCCTCTAGTGAAAAGGCAGTCTGCAGCCACAAAGACTGTAAGATGACGGTAAGAGGAGGCCACgacaagttttttttctgtggtgaaATCACTGTCAAAATTTTTGATCTGTCAGAGGTTTCTTTTCTCAAAAAAGCAATGCTAAACAGAAATTCAATTATCTTTATTACAAAAacccaaaatgaaacaataaaatgaggcccttttttactttattggacaggacagctgaagtgACAGTAAATATGgggaaagagagtggggaaagacgTGCACCAAACGTGTGCCAGGATTTGGATTCAGCCTGGGATTATTTATGTTCCTAGGCATATAAATTCCCATTCAATTGAACTCTGAGTATAATTGCATTTAGCCAACTAGTCAAACGATAAATGcattctgtaaaccagcttcACAGTGCAATGGTAAAGGTTACACCTTAATGGTTCAAAGTTGGTTTGCAaaatgtggctaacattagcagtgctagcaccatAGGTCTTTGACCCTTTTTACAGGTTTGACCTTTTTGATGATGATGACCTGCTAcactttaatttgaaatttagTTAGAATAACAATACATTTGGTTAGAGATgtaaaacttcatttttatattttcatttactgTATTTTGTCATATAGTTGATTTTCAACATCTTAGCAAAGCAAAATAATGTAAGACAGATACGAAAAGCCTCAGCTGATACCACCTGTTTCTGTTCACTTTATTTATCTTTTGCATTAAGAAGCTTCATCTTCATTGGACAGTTAGAATGTCCTCCACTGAAGGTCTGTCCAAGGGACTCTGACAGCAGTGAGAGAACAGCACCCTCCCATGTTCGTCCACAACAAAGTCACCTCCcagctttgaaaaaaaggaaagagggTCAATAACAAAtaacagaaatgtcaaaaatgccTGACACATCTTTGAAAACCTAAATTTGAAAGTCAATATGCAATTACAAAAAAGCATTCTAAATAGAGAATTTCAGAGAGAATTTTTTATTTGGAGGGAATATACTGGAGAAAAAGGGACTTTTCTGAGtctcataaaaaatattaagcTGTGAAAGAGTGTTAGaatttagactttaaaaaacagcacataaTTGAATTCAGCTTatcttcattaaaaacaggaaatgtagCAAACCTAACCGTCTTTATGTTCACAGAGTAAGATATTTACTGGCTTAGCTGACAGTGCTGAACAAACAAATACCTTAGAATGTGAGGTTAACTCAAATAATTTTGCATCTGCTGCCTCAAATGTATCTTTGTACATTAATCTACTGTCATCATTTCACCTGAAACATGTCGTCTTGAATCAAAGGAAGTCCTCTTGGAAACTCCATATTTTTCACCACATATTCAGCATAGAGCAACATGTTACTGAAGTTTAATACTTTCTTCAGTGACACTTCCAGGCTGAATGCTGTGTATATCTACAAAACCCAGCAGAGAGATGATGTCAGACTCGCTCACATCACAGGTGCAGGGCAATTCAAAGAGAGTAGCAGTAATAGAGAGAGATGTCTGCACAGTTAGGCCACCTAGTGCCCCCAAAAAGTTTATTAGACCACGACATATTGACTAGTTCTCTCCATCTTTTTCACTGTCAGAAGACCTCTGGTCGACACATAGTGATTTCCATATTGAGTGGGAATTCAAGACGCACTGCCTAAAGTCTTAAATAATTGACCAGTGTTATTGCAGACCAAATATTTCCTCATTTCATGCACAACACATCATGCACCACAAAAATCATAAACTCATGgcacacaaaaaagtgaagaTGTTTTCAACCAGTACACATTGCTGTCACAGACAATGTACATGCATATAATTCAAACCAGACTATGAATTACATGTTCTTTATTATTTCCATGCATTGTTTAGCATCAACCTTCCTGTCAGGGTCCAACAGCATATCATATTGGCAGTCAGTCTCCTTCAGCCAGTGTGAAGCTCCCTCCTGGCAGCCAAATGAAACAACCAACACTTGAACAGAGTTTGAATCCAGGGCTGCCTGTAAAATAACACCAAATAGACCATTTAGAAGTGGTAGGTAAGATTTCTTTGAGCATGGTTAGGAATTATAACCAAAATGAATGCATTCTAGATGGTTGTTGTCATGGCCATTCAATAGTTGATTTAAACTCTAATAATAACTTTCTAAGTTTAATTCTTTCACGCTGACATGTTTTTTGCTGAACTCACTGATCTGCATGGGCATGGTAAACCTAAGGGGAATAATTTACCCAGGATTCATTGATCATAAGCCAACAGCACATAACACATCAGTGATACAGCATATAGCCTTATAAGATAAGAAAAGCATGTGAGTTCTTTCAATTACagtattagattttttattttgatatttattttgagGTTTATGCCTTTGTTTAGGTATGACAGTGGGTCATATCTTTATGTataaaattgaggctgaagtaaggcagaGATTTGGTGAGTAAGTCACCTGAGGGCAACATCAGGGATTGACACAACACCAGTAGTGCTCTGGATCTGGATCTAGtgctctgttaaaaaaataaaatccatatCTTTAGCACAGAGTTATTGGTTGCTGTGACAAGTAAACACGGCCTAAAGTACCATCCgagcaggtagtagggttgcaaggagcccctggtcatgctgtaaATGTCCCAAggcctgaaaaccactggtggTCTACTAGGGGTGaagaaaaggcccagacaaaagagaagcTGTTGAAATTGACTTTGCGCCCCCAGCCCCAATCATGGCACGTTGAGCCCTGCagtgaatccttagcaccctacatgcctaaaacttatgcacacaACTGTATATACATGCATCTAAGTTGGTTTTACTTTtatctgcataaaaatgttgTGAAGATCTAGTTCTatagtttttatattttctagTCTCTCATAATTACCTGATTTCTCTCCAGCTCTTGAAGATGTAGACGACAGAGTAGACAGGAAAACTGACGGATTAACACCAGCAGGATCTTTTTACCTCTCCCAAAATATTTCTCTAATGTCACTG
This genomic window from Cheilinus undulatus linkage group 18, ASM1832078v1, whole genome shotgun sequence contains:
- the LOC121525954 gene encoding uncharacterized protein LOC121525954 isoform X1, with translation MAHRADITAASCLKALTVFVENGKALLDLAKQESSEGSLQEFIRQKIRIEQDQSLLGLIDAGAVLYRSLSVQRKNEAEELWRKQAHCAALQGAVKDFQELEVQWDAFLQHLDDELQLGAKTLDRTQQMKQISPDTSLIDARTGEAVTLEKYFGRGKKILLVLIRQFSCLLCRLHLQELERNQAALDSNSVQVLVVSFGCQEGASHWLKETDCQYDMLLDPDRKIYTAFSLEVSLKKVLNFSNMLLYAEYVVKNMEFPRGLPLIQDDMFQLGGDFVVDEHGRVLFSHCCQSPLDRPSVEDILTVQ